The DNA sequence ATGCTGCACACATCTCGCTGGCGTCGAAACCCATCGAGATGTTCGGCACCGAAGAACAGAAAGAGCGATGGTTGACGCCACTCGCGGAGGGCGACTACCTCGGTTCGTGGGCGCTCACGGAACCCGGTTCCGGGTCGGACGCGAGCGATATGGACACCACCGCAGAGAAGGACGGCGACGAGTGGGTGCTCGACGGCACGAAGCAGTTCATCACCAACGCGAGCGAGGCGGGAAGCGTCCTCGTCAAGGCAGTCACCGACTCCGATGCGGGCTACGGCGGCATCTCGACGTTCATCGTGGACCCCGAGGAGGACGACGGGTTCGAGGTCACGACCGTCTGGGACAAGATGGGACTCAACGCCTCGCCGACCTGTGAAATCCAGTTCACCGACTGCCGGATTCCCGAGGACCGACTCCTCGGCGAGGCGGGCGAGGGCTGGGAGCAGACCAAGAAGACGCTCGACGGCGGCCGAATCAGCATCGCCGCGCTTTCGACCGGCATCGCGCAGGGTGCCTACGAGGCGGCCCACCGGTACAGCCAGGAGCGCGAGCAGTTCGGCAAGCCGATCTCGAAGTTCGACGCCATCCGCAACAAGGTCGTGGACATGGACCGCAAAATCGAGCGCTCGCGCCTGTTGACCCACAAAGCGGCGTGCAAGTACGACGAAGGCTACTCCGTCTCCCACGAGAGTGCGCTGGCAAAACTCGACGCCAGCGAGTCGGCGCGGAAAGTCTCCGAGGACGCCGTGCAGGTGCTCGGCGGCTACGGCTACACCGAGGATTTCGCCCCGCAGCGGTTCCTCCGTGACGCGAAACTGATGGAAATCGGCGAAGGGACCAGCGAGATTCAGCACCTCGTCATCGGACGGGAACTGGGACTGTAAGCCCAGAAACGGATCTTTTCTCTCACCAGACCCCCCACGAGAGCATCGTCCAGACGCCGACCACGAGGACGACGAGCGACACCAATCGCTGCATCATGATGCGCGTATCGCTGAACTCGATGTCCCCTTTCGCGCCGTATCGCACTCGCATTTGGTGTCGCGCCATCGCACGTGGTTTCAGCACGTTCAACGCGCCGATGGCGACGAATACGACCATGAAGAGGGTGAAGAATGCGGGAGGCATATCGCCACGATTCTCGGTTCGGGGCATAAGCTTGTGGGTGAACTGAACACTCTTTCGTGTGAACCTCGGACGCTGTAGTAAAAGAAGAACTCAGTACGTCGGACTCTCTTCCCGTTCCCCGTCGCGTTTGTTCACGACGCGGGCGAGGATGAACAGCGCGTCCGATAGCCGGTTCAGGTACGTCACGGCGTTCTCGTTGATCTCCTCCTCGCTTGCCAGTGCAACTGCGCGACGTTCGGCGCGGCGGCAGACGGCGCGGGCGTGGTGGAGTTCCGCCCCCGATTCGCTGCCACCGGGGAGGATGAACGACGTGAGGGGGTCCAGTTCCTCGTCGTAGGCGTCCATCCACGATTCGAGCAGGTCGGCGTGTTCGGCCCTCACCTGCGGGTCGTCCTCGTCGGGTTCCGGGTTGGCCAAGTCGGCCTGCACGATGTGGAGGTGGTTCTGGATTTCGCGGAGGTGTTCGTCCACGTCGTCGTGCCCCGTCGGTCTGCAGCGCCCGATGAGGGCGTTCACCTCGTCCACCGTCCCGTAGGCCTCGATTCGCGGGCTGGCTTTCGAGACGCGGGACATGTTCTGCAGGTCGGTCTGCCCCGCGTCGCCGCGACCGGTGTATATCTTCATACGAGCGACTGCTCCACGTACTCGACGATTTTCTTGCTCTCGGCCATCGTGACGCCCGAATCCTCGTTCACGAGCACCGGCACGCCGCGCTGACCGCTGACGCGTTTGACCTCGTTCCGCTTCGAGTGGAGCGCTTCGACCCACTCCGTCTCGTACTCGATGTCCGCCTCATCGAGCGCGTCGTGGACTTTCTGGCAGAACGGGCAGCCATCGAGCGAGTACAGCGTTATCGAACTCATATCGCAACGATGGGGCGCGAGCGTAAAGTAAGCTACCGTCTCGGAGAGTACAACGGACTTCGAAAGCCTCCGTCCGCTCGCGAGGTCACTTCGCAACCTCGAAATCGAGCACCCCGAATTTTAAATACCGAAACGGGACCACTCCGGCGCAATGGAGGTGCTCGGAACCCGACTCCTACTGCGTTCGTCGACGACGATGACGACGCTCGCGTTCGTCTTCGGCGGGGTCGTCGTCGGTACGATAAGCGGGCTCACACCGGGAATCCACGTCAACAACCTCGTGCTCTTGCTGGCGTCGGTGGCGGGGTCGATAGCCGGTCCGCCGAAACTGGTCGGTGCGGCGATACTCGCGGCGGGGGTCGCTCACTCGTTCCTGGACGTGGTTCCGTCGCTGGCGCTCGGGGTTCCGGACCCGGTGATGGCGGCGGGGGCGCTCCCCGGCCATCGGTTGGTCATCGAAGGCCAAGGCAGGGAGGCGCTTCGGCTCTCGGCGCTGGGGAGCGGGTTGGCGGTGGCGTTCGCGGTGCCGCTGGCGATTCCGGTCACGACGCTGATGACGGATGCCTACCCGCTGGTTCGGAACCATCTCCGCTCCTTCTCGTCGGAATCACGGCGTTTCTCGTGCTCACGGAACCGACGACCCGCGGGAAAGTTGGTGGTCTCGTCGTCTTCTGTACGAGTGCCGTGCTCGGCATCCTGGCCCTTCCGCTCTCACCAGCGGCACCCCTCGGTATCGGCGGAGTACTCACGCCACTGTTTGCGGGGTTGTTCGGCGCGCCGGTGCTCGTGGACGCGATGAACGGAACGGGGGTTCCGCCACAGGCCGAAGCGACGCTCACGATGCCCCATCGGGCAATCGCCGTAACCGCACTCGCGGGTGCGTTCGCCGGTGGAATCGTCGGATATCTCCCCGGCGTGTCGAGCGCGATAGCGGCCGTCATCGCGTTGGCACTGGTTCCCCGAAGAACCGAAGCACGTGGATTCATCGTGGCGACTAGCGGCGTCAACACTTCGAACACCATCTTCGCGCTTTTCGCGCTCGTCTCGCTCGGAACGCCGCGAACAGGCGTGATGGTTGCCCTGCGCGAGACGAACGCGCCGCTCGACCTGCCGGTGCTCCTCGCCAGCGTCGCCATCGCGGGCGTCGTCGGGTTCGTCCTCGTCCTCGTTCTCGGCGACACCTACCTCGAAGCGGTCGGTCGGCTGAACTACCGACAGCTCTCCGTCGGCGTCCTCTGTCTGCTGATCGCGGCGTCGTTCCTGTTCGCGGGCGTCGTCGGTGTCGGTCTCTTCGTTTGCAGTGCCATCCTCGGTTGCCTGCCACCGCGATTGGGGTGCCGACGGGTTCATCTCATGGGGGTGTTGCTCGGTCCGCTCATCGTCGGCGTGTAACCACGAAGCATTTACGCACCTGCTGTCAATTTGAGGTCATGATCCCCCTGTTCGGTCCCGTCCCGGGCGGCATGGAGTTGATCGTCATCTTCATCATGGCAATCTTGCTGTTCGGTGTTCCGTTGACCATCTTCGGAGGAATATTCGTGCTCCATCGACGGTCACAAGAGCAGGTATCCGAACTGAGAGACGAGGTCGACGAACTGCGAACGGAACTCGAAACGCGGGAACGAGAACAAGAACGAGAGTAGAAGTGACCGAGTTCGGTGACTGCCGTGGGCTACTCCTCGTTCATGATGTCGAGGCAGGCGCCGACGAACGTGTTCTGCACCGCGAACGCTTCGCCGTCGAGCGCGACGGCGGTACCGCAAAGTTCGCCGTGCGTGAAGTGCATCTCGATGGCGTCGTCGAAACAACGGATGGTACAGTTCAACGATCCGTGATTGTAGAGGTCTTCCTGATGTGATTTCTCGATGGCTTCGAGTCGCATGTCGCGGCGTACGTCGGCACGCTCCTGTTCGTCGTAAGCGTCGGCGACGTCGTCACGGATGTAGAGTAGTTCGCAGGAATCGGCATCGTAGTAGAGAACGCTTCGAAGAAGGTCCCCGACGTGCGTCTGTAGATACGTGACGAGTTCTCTGGATTCCGTGGTTGTATGAGACATAATAACTATCCGCCTCCACGTTCGTCGACGAAAGACATGAATCTTCCCGGGATTATCTTCGCTGAAAACTAGACTCCGGAATCGGAGGACAGGTCGGTGACGAGACGCTCTTGGAACGATTCCCGAATCCGATGGCTCGGTTCGGCGTCCGTGAGCACTTCGATGACCTGCGTCCCGGTGCTGCCGAGGGAATCCGAAAACGCGTCACGGAATTCGGAACGCGTCTCCACGCGCTGGAAATCGAGGTCGTAGAGGTCGCCAGTCGCGGCGTAATCGAGTCCGTGTGGCGTCCGGAACTGCCCGGAAAACGGCGGGTCGAACGATTCGATGGGAAGCATGTGGAAGATGCCACCGCCGTCGTTGTTGATTTCGACGATGGTCGCGTCCACGCCACAGCGGTCGAGCGCGAGCAGTCCGTTCATGTCGTGGTAGTACGCGATGTCGCCGGTGACGAGGACGAGCGGGTCATCAGTCGCGCTCCCCGCGCCGAGTGCAGAGCTGATGATACCGTCGATACCGCTTGCGCCCCGATTTCCGAGGACGGTCACGTCGGCCGACCGCGGGCGGGCAAAGCGGTCCAAATCCCGGACCGGCATGCTGTTGGACACGAACAGCGTCGCCGGATCGGGAACGAGTCGCGAGACGTCGGCGAGCACCCCGCCCTCGAAATGCTCCTCCGTTTCGGCGAGCAGCGACCGATGGGCGGACTCGGCACGTTCGAACCGTGCCCTCCACTCGTCGCATCCTCCATTTTCTCCGTCTTCGAGTTCGTCGGAGAGTCGCCGGGCGAGGCGCGTCGGGTCGGTGGCGACGAGGTCCGTCGCGGTGAACGAGGCTTCTCGCCATCCGCCCGCGGAATCCACGACGAACTGCCGGGCGTCGACGCGTTCGAGGTACTGACGAAGGACCTTCGAGGTCGGGGACGCGCCGAACCGAAGAACCACGTCCGGGTCTGGCCAGTCGTCGGTCACGTCCGGC is a window from the Haladaptatus sp. R4 genome containing:
- a CDS encoding acyl-CoA dehydrogenase family protein yields the protein MDFNLPDEHRMVRDTVREFCDEEIEPIAQEIESEHRFPAEVFDELAALDMMGVPISEEYGGLGGDQLMYALVTEELGRVSGSIGLSYAAHISLASKPIEMFGTEEQKERWLTPLAEGDYLGSWALTEPGSGSDASDMDTTAEKDGDEWVLDGTKQFITNASEAGSVLVKAVTDSDAGYGGISTFIVDPEEDDGFEVTTVWDKMGLNASPTCEIQFTDCRIPEDRLLGEAGEGWEQTKKTLDGGRISIAALSTGIAQGAYEAAHRYSQEREQFGKPISKFDAIRNKVVDMDRKIERSRLLTHKAACKYDEGYSVSHESALAKLDASESARKVSEDAVQVLGGYGYTEDFAPQRFLRDAKLMEIGEGTSEIQHLVIGRELGL
- a CDS encoding cob(I)yrinic acid a,c-diamide adenosyltransferase, translated to MKIYTGRGDAGQTDLQNMSRVSKASPRIEAYGTVDEVNALIGRCRPTGHDDVDEHLREIQNHLHIVQADLANPEPDEDDPQVRAEHADLLESWMDAYDEELDPLTSFILPGGSESGAELHHARAVCRRAERRAVALASEEEINENAVTYLNRLSDALFILARVVNKRDGEREESPTY
- a CDS encoding glutathione S-transferase N-terminal domain-containing protein, encoding MSSITLYSLDGCPFCQKVHDALDEADIEYETEWVEALHSKRNEVKRVSGQRGVPVLVNEDSGVTMAESKKIVEYVEQSLV
- the menD gene encoding 2-succinyl-5-enolpyruvyl-6-hydroxy-3-cyclohexene-1-carboxylic-acid synthase, producing the protein MTYPNRNTLWAETFVDELAAGGVDAVCLSPGSRSTPLTVAFALHDDIEVFSHLDERSAAFFALGRAKRTGKPTPIVCTSGTAAANFHPAVIEADRARVPLLVCTADRPPELRDSGANQTVDQEKLYGDAVRWYADVAEPEATPRKLRYLRTTAARALGSTTGTPPGPVHLNFPFRKPLEPTDVDGDVPDSFADDEPLAAEGRDGPFVRLSQGVPELDSAALSRLAESVSNAERGLLVVGPADTPTPDRDELETLADATGFPVLADPLSGHRFGHDRPIVGGYDSYLVPDVTDDWPDPDVVLRFGASPTSKVLRQYLERVDARQFVVDSAGGWREASFTATDLVATDPTRLARRLSDELEDGENGGCDEWRARFERAESAHRSLLAETEEHFEGGVLADVSRLVPDPATLFVSNSMPVRDLDRFARPRSADVTVLGNRGASGIDGIISSALGAGSATDDPLVLVTGDIAYYHDMNGLLALDRCGVDATIVEINNDGGGIFHMLPIESFDPPFSGQFRTPHGLDYAATGDLYDLDFQRVETRSEFRDAFSDSLGSTGTQVIEVLTDAEPSHRIRESFQERLVTDLSSDSGV